A section of the Leptotrichia sp. HSP-342 genome encodes:
- a CDS encoding VacJ family lipoprotein, whose translation MAGKNKFILLTAMLTVATISQSRGNELKNEETVMFAEEIEKEANDDIYIEFVDGKVAEAPGKNIDKVSRTNIAMKKNKKDTNGYIAFEQDGYGVLATNLEELNEDYIVSSQVFQLTGINDSLEPLNRRMYAFNTQLDRKVLYPASRVYSAIVPKPIRKGISNFYQNFSEIPTFVNSLLQLKPGKAANALGRFVVNSTVGVLGVADVAKNMGMKKDPETMGDTLGHYGMGTGPYLVLPMFGPSNLRDAFGTAIDSVGEGAVRGVVDKKLFFDTGVFDKNVYGFTRPVVTGLNARSMLSMKYGDLNSPFEYDLIKALYYNYRKIQVIK comes from the coding sequence CTCAGTCACGAGGTAACGAATTAAAAAATGAGGAAACAGTAATGTTCGCTGAAGAAATTGAAAAGGAAGCAAACGATGATATTTATATTGAATTTGTAGATGGAAAGGTTGCTGAAGCACCCGGAAAAAATATTGACAAAGTTTCACGCACAAATATAGCTATGAAGAAAAATAAGAAGGACACTAATGGATACATTGCCTTTGAACAAGATGGATACGGAGTTCTTGCAACAAATTTGGAAGAGCTGAATGAAGATTATATTGTTTCAAGTCAGGTGTTTCAGCTAACAGGAATAAATGATTCGCTAGAACCTTTAAATAGAAGAATGTACGCTTTTAATACACAGCTTGATAGAAAGGTTCTGTATCCAGCTTCACGTGTATATTCGGCAATAGTTCCAAAACCAATAAGAAAGGGAATCTCAAATTTCTATCAGAATTTCAGTGAGATACCTACATTCGTAAATTCACTGTTACAGTTAAAACCTGGAAAGGCTGCAAATGCGCTTGGAAGATTTGTGGTAAATTCGACAGTAGGAGTACTAGGAGTAGCTGATGTCGCTAAAAATATGGGAATGAAAAAAGATCCTGAAACTATGGGAGATACATTAGGACATTACGGAATGGGGACAGGACCATACTTAGTGTTGCCCATGTTTGGACCAAGCAACCTGAGAGATGCCTTTGGAACTGCCATAGATTCTGTTGGGGAAGGTGCAGTACGTGGTGTTGTTGATAAAAAACTATTTTTTGATACGGGAGTATTTGACAAGAATGTATATGGATTTACAAGACCTGTTGTAACAGGGTTGAATGCACGTTCTATGCTTAGCATGAAGTATGGAGATCTAAATTCGCCGTTTGAATACGACTTAATAAAAGCACTTTATTATAATTATAGAAAAATACAAGTTATAAAATAG